From a single Mangifera indica cultivar Alphonso chromosome 19, CATAS_Mindica_2.1, whole genome shotgun sequence genomic region:
- the LOC123203351 gene encoding phosphoglycerate mutase-like protein 1: MKVLPALLRVTISPLSDMDAATAHGCKILHLVRHAQGVHNTDLGKGPEALLSQELFDAQLSDLGLQQVDKLRKYVEEKGLSKIIDLVITSPMLRTLQTAVGVFGDESQANGFDGHTTAEENGGKCAKLDGPPIIAVEHCRERWGLQPCNRRRSISEYQTLFPTIDFQLIESEDDILWKADVRESYEEVAARGMKFLQWLWTRQEKEIAIVSHGIFLQQTLKNLVNEKNPSMENLCSRFGNCEIRTVAIDIADGSVVYPLNNVTKNNTQRKEVSE, translated from the exons ATGAAGGTCTTACCTGCTTTGCTTCGGGTTACCATTTCTCCTCTCTCTG ATATGGATGCCGCAACAGCCCACGGGTGTAAAATTCTTCATCTG GTTAGACATGCACAAGGGGTCCACAACACAGACTTAGGGAAGGGCCCTGAAGCTTTGTTATCTCAAGAGCTTTTTGATGCACAACTCTCTGATCTTGGATTGCAGCAG GTGGACAAATTGCGCAAATATGTTGAAGAGAAAGGATTAAGTAAAATAATCGATTTAGTCATCACATCCCCGATGTTAAG aACTTTGCAAACAGCTGTTGGAGTTTTTGGTGATGAAAGCCAAGCAAATGGGTTTGATGGGCATACCACAGCTGAAGAGAATGGTGGGAAGTGTGCCAAGTTGGATGGTCCTCCAATTATAGCTGTTGAACATTGTCGAGAACGTTGG GGCCTTCAACCATGTAATAGGAGAAGAAGCATCAGCGAGTATCAGACTCTTTTCCCGACAATTGATTTTCAATTG ATAGAAAGTGAAGATGACATTTTGTGGAAAGCTGACGTTAGAGAGTCCTATGAGGAAGTTGCAGCAAGGGGAATGAAGTTTTTGCAATG GTTATGGACTAGGCAGGAGAAGGAAATTGCTATAGTTAGCCATGGTATATTCTTGCAGCAAACTCTAAAAAACCTTGTAAACGAAAAGAATCCATCAATGGAAAATTTATGTTCGCG GTTTGGCAATTGTGAAATTCGGACGGTGGCCATCGACATTGCCGATGGAAGCGTAGTTTATCCACTCAACAACGTTACAAAAAATAACACCCAAAGGAAGGAAGTGTCCGAGTAA